The Saprospiraceae bacterium genome includes a window with the following:
- a CDS encoding gliding motility-associated C-terminal domain-containing protein yields MKSILKIFAFLLTVMFSHAAFATHNRAGEITYRQIGPLTIEATITTYTKASSTAADRDSLDLFWGDGTSEFVKRDNSKTRFESNDVKVNFYIAQHTYPGVATYTISFLDPNRIGGILNVNYPNSIDIPFFLSTTFTLLDLQFQGFNNSVILLQPPLDIGCVGKLFIHNPNAYDADGDSLAYEFAVPLENINKPVPGYRLPNEIVAGIDNILTIDSRTGEIQWRSPKLQGEYNIAIQIKEYRNGRLINTILRDMQILIRACENDPPVIKTIDEICVIAGEKLVIPIEVDDPDLLQKVKLFATGGPFTVPQPARLIGPAFFTAVPFQASLEWQTTCNHISDQYYQIVLRAVDNFYPDSTGLAFLKTIRIKVVGPSPENLTAKSEDAVIKLEWENPYACEVTDNNYFQGFSVWRKISSQQLEYDTCNPGLTGGPYTKIVFKTTVKENGKYLFTDTNIEKGNTYCYRVQAEFAKLTSTNNPFNRVESLHSNEACLQLSRDVPLITKVSVEQTGTNNGIIRIEYTKPLPSDLDTIVNPGPYRYEIYRGDINKNFVLIPGATVNALNFKSVIDTSFFDLNLNTIESQFYYQVRFYTSNGYYGKSPDASSVFLTIIPSDGINSLSWKADVPWNNLKYKIYRQEPDQTFVDIATVQDTFFTDNNLVNGDEYCYRIESEGGYGISTIAEPLLNYSQINCKRPLDDIPPCPPDIEVINICAELNKNPDTETLFNTVKWASPAIKCPKLAEDIAGYNIYYAQTIDDEPIFIHFQSVSNQNIYFHFPDKGLLGCYVVTSVDSLGNESVFSNRICVDNCPFYELPNTFTPNNDGSNDLFRPRVNLFIAKVDFQVFNQWGNLVFETSDPVINWDGKTQRGKELADGTYYYTCRLFENRVTGVEEVKTLLSGFIHIIRN; encoded by the coding sequence GTGAAAAGTATTTTAAAAATATTCGCTTTTTTACTAACAGTAATGTTCAGCCATGCTGCATTTGCAACGCATAACCGAGCAGGTGAAATTACTTACCGGCAGATTGGTCCGTTAACTATCGAAGCTACAATAACAACTTATACCAAAGCAAGCAGTACAGCAGCAGACAGAGACAGCCTGGATTTATTTTGGGGAGATGGAACTTCAGAATTTGTGAAGAGAGATAACAGTAAAACAAGGTTTGAAAGCAATGACGTCAAAGTCAATTTTTATATTGCACAACATACTTATCCCGGGGTTGCAACTTACACCATTTCTTTTCTGGACCCCAATCGTATCGGAGGAATTCTAAATGTAAACTATCCCAATTCCATTGATATACCCTTTTTCCTGAGCACTACTTTTACTTTATTGGACTTACAGTTTCAGGGTTTTAACAATTCTGTAATTTTACTTCAACCTCCATTAGACATAGGGTGTGTAGGAAAACTTTTTATACATAATCCCAATGCGTATGATGCAGATGGCGATAGTCTGGCATATGAGTTTGCTGTTCCATTAGAAAACATCAACAAACCGGTACCCGGCTACCGTTTGCCCAATGAAATCGTTGCAGGAATTGACAATATTTTGACAATCGATTCGCGAACCGGGGAAATACAATGGCGATCCCCAAAACTCCAGGGAGAGTACAATATAGCGATTCAGATCAAAGAGTACAGAAACGGGCGACTTATCAATACCATTCTAAGAGATATGCAGATTTTAATCAGAGCCTGTGAAAATGATCCGCCGGTTATCAAAACAATCGATGAAATTTGTGTCATAGCTGGTGAAAAATTGGTTATCCCCATAGAAGTGGATGATCCGGACTTATTACAGAAAGTGAAATTATTTGCAACCGGTGGACCTTTTACAGTACCACAACCTGCAAGATTAATAGGTCCTGCTTTTTTTACAGCAGTACCTTTTCAGGCAAGTTTGGAATGGCAGACCACCTGTAACCACATTTCAGATCAATACTATCAGATAGTACTTCGGGCAGTGGATAACTTTTACCCGGATTCAACAGGACTTGCCTTTCTCAAAACCATCCGAATAAAAGTTGTTGGTCCTTCTCCTGAAAATCTAACAGCAAAGTCCGAAGATGCTGTTATAAAACTGGAATGGGAAAATCCTTATGCTTGCGAAGTAACAGACAATAACTATTTTCAGGGATTTTCTGTATGGCGAAAAATTTCAAGTCAGCAACTGGAATATGACACATGCAATCCCGGACTTACGGGAGGTCCTTATACCAAAATAGTATTTAAAACTACTGTCAAGGAAAACGGTAAGTATCTATTTACTGACACGAACATCGAAAAAGGAAATACGTATTGTTATCGTGTACAAGCCGAATTTGCCAAACTCACTTCAACAAACAACCCTTTTAACCGTGTAGAAAGTCTTCATTCCAATGAAGCCTGTCTCCAACTATCGAGAGATGTACCGCTTATCACAAAAGTCTCAGTGGAACAAACCGGTACGAATAATGGTATAATCCGTATTGAATATACCAAACCTTTACCCTCTGATCTGGACACAATTGTTAATCCGGGACCATATCGCTATGAAATATACAGAGGTGATATCAATAAAAATTTTGTATTAATACCCGGTGCAACTGTTAATGCTTTGAATTTTAAGTCCGTGATTGATACTTCATTTTTTGATTTGAATCTTAACACTATTGAATCGCAATTTTATTATCAGGTCAGATTTTATACTTCCAATGGTTATTATGGAAAATCTCCGGATGCATCTTCTGTTTTTCTAACTATCATTCCATCAGACGGCATAAACTCACTTTCCTGGAAAGCCGATGTGCCCTGGAATAATTTAAAGTATAAAATATACAGACAGGAGCCTGATCAGACATTTGTAGATATCGCTACTGTACAAGATACTTTTTTTACTGATAATAATCTTGTCAACGGTGATGAATATTGTTATAGAATAGAGTCGGAAGGTGGTTATGGTATAAGTACAATTGCAGAGCCGTTACTTAATTATTCGCAGATAAATTGCAAACGGCCGTTGGATGATATCCCTCCTTGCCCACCTGATATCGAAGTTATCAATATATGTGCTGAATTGAACAAAAATCCTGACACAGAAACCTTGTTTAACACTGTAAAATGGGCTAGCCCAGCAATCAAATGCCCTAAGTTGGCTGAAGATATTGCAGGATATAATATCTACTATGCTCAAACGATAGACGATGAACCGATATTCATTCATTTCCAAAGCGTAAGTAATCAAAATATCTATTTTCATTTTCCTGATAAAGGTTTATTAGGCTGTTATGTAGTAACTTCTGTAGATTCTTTAGGGAATGAAAGCGTATTCAGTAATAGAATATGTGTAGATAACTGTCCGTTTTATGAATTGCCCAATACATTCACTCCCAATAATGATGGCAGTAATGACCTGTTCAGGCCCAGAGTTAATTTATTTATTGCCAAAGTAGATTTTCAGGTTTTTAACCAGTGGGGCAATCTGGTATTTGAAACGAGTGATCCTGTTATTAATTGGGATGGTAAAACGCAACGAGGTAAAGAACTCGCAGATGGAACCTATTATTATACCTGCAGATTGTTTGAAAACAGAGTGACGGGTGTCGAGGAAGTAAAAACTTTATTATCAGGATTTATTCACATAATCAGAAATTAA
- a CDS encoding sensor histidine kinase, with product MKQQAIKIEYHENLLANTVKTQENERNRISGELHDDVASKLNVVHLNVHLLKKRIDNDPEVNKIIDQIETSLEESINRTRVISHELIPQVLKKFGFHFALNDLCQSVNVTGNVHFELEDEHLCIINDDFKLLHLFRIIQELLSNTLKYANASNIVLSFSQTNDEEIIMYYRDDGVGFDAEQASAGLGLFNIKTRSELLKGEAQFVQKKEMPGCHFILKLKKYV from the coding sequence ATGAAGCAGCAGGCAATCAAAATTGAATATCATGAAAACCTGCTGGCCAATACAGTCAAAACACAGGAAAATGAGCGTAACAGGATCTCCGGTGAGCTGCATGATGATGTAGCATCCAAACTGAATGTCGTGCACCTCAATGTCCACTTACTTAAAAAAAGGATTGACAATGATCCGGAAGTGAATAAAATAATTGACCAGATAGAGACTTCCTTAGAAGAAAGTATCAACCGGACCAGAGTGATATCTCATGAATTGATTCCACAGGTATTAAAAAAATTTGGTTTCCATTTTGCGTTAAATGATTTGTGTCAGTCTGTAAATGTGACAGGCAATGTACATTTTGAACTGGAAGACGAACACTTATGTATTATCAATGATGATTTCAAACTGCTGCATTTGTTCAGAATCATTCAGGAATTGCTGAGCAACACACTCAAATATGCCAATGCATCGAATATTGTTCTTTCTTTTTCTCAAACCAATGATGAGGAGATTATCATGTATTACAGAGATGATGGTGTAGGTTTTGACGCCGAACAAGCATCTGCCGGACTGGGTTTGTTTAATATAAAGACCCGAAGTGAATTACTGAAGGGCGAAGCTCAGTTTGTACAAAAAAAGGAAATGCCGGGGTGTCATTTCATCTTAAAATTAAAGAAATATGTCTAA
- a CDS encoding follicular epithelium yolk protein subunit, giving the protein MGIQISIVGGSDGIPSTANATGSDQHIITDKERSTFNVNDASLKAAIAKYFGKSPNDAYLHSPTPWNDLYKTYGWDQVQTITVPVKAEILSLNSQPTVLEQRTFKNDSSVKGTFNTSISDEVSNTVETNWSTGGTLEISEAIEVGVDFIVDAKSTTTLSYSQSWGVGGSKSQTTTIGTTTGVSVELDPGQSVIAMLSASKGTLKVRVTYNSYLTGFSAVNYNPTFKDHHFFALPIQSIMSAGGLNNKIVSTQDFEIGYYSDGKVEIKNASGQLMKTMNIADQRVA; this is encoded by the coding sequence ATGGGAATTCAAATTTCAATCGTAGGAGGGTCTGATGGCATACCTTCAACTGCAAATGCCACCGGAAGTGATCAGCACATCATCACAGACAAGGAACGAAGTACTTTTAATGTCAATGATGCCTCATTAAAGGCTGCCATTGCCAAGTATTTTGGCAAAAGCCCCAATGATGCCTACCTGCATAGCCCTACCCCATGGAATGATCTTTACAAAACCTATGGATGGGATCAGGTTCAAACCATCACCGTACCTGTCAAAGCTGAAATTCTGAGCTTAAACTCTCAGCCTACTGTGCTGGAGCAGCGAACTTTTAAAAATGACAGCAGTGTAAAAGGTACCTTTAACACCAGTATCTCAGATGAAGTAAGTAACACTGTAGAGACCAACTGGTCCACCGGTGGCACACTTGAAATCAGTGAAGCAATCGAAGTCGGAGTAGATTTTATTGTGGATGCCAAATCCACTACTACCTTGTCTTACAGCCAGTCATGGGGCGTGGGCGGGTCAAAAAGCCAAACCACCACTATCGGCACCACAACAGGTGTCAGCGTCGAACTGGATCCCGGCCAATCTGTCATCGCGATGTTGTCAGCGAGCAAAGGTACTCTGAAAGTCAGAGTTACTTACAACAGCTATCTGACGGGCTTCAGTGCTGTCAACTACAATCCGACCTTCAAAGATCATCATTTCTTTGCCCTACCGATCCAGAGCATCATGTCAGCCGGTGGATTAAACAACAAAATTGTTTCAACGCAGGATTTTGAAATAGGATATTACTCTGACGGAAAAGTAGAAATCAAGAACGCCAGCGGTCAACTCATGAAAACGATGAATATCGCCGATCAAAGAGTCGCATAA
- the der gene encoding ribosome biogenesis GTPase Der, with translation MSQIVAIVGRPNVGKSTLFNRLIGERKAIIDDISGVTRDRIYGFSDWNGKNFTVVDTGGFVKGSTDIFEAEIRRQVQIAIDEAAVIVFLTDVTTGITDLDEEIARMLRKTTKKVILSVNKVDNAQRQMLANEFWSLGFDNTVFLSSISGGGTGELLDMVTDMLPDLIDSDGHYGDPDSEIPKIAIVGQPNVGKSSLTNALMGEERNIVTDIPGTTRDAIYAKYDKFEKEFYLIDTAGIRKKSKVHEDLEFYSVIRAIKAIEEADVCLLMLDATVGIESQDMSILGLIQKRKKGLVVLVNKWDLLTKETNTARDFEQNLKEKMAPFNDVPVLFTSVLEKQRIFRTVETAMEVFENRRQKIKTSVLNDLMLDIIEKNPPPSHRGKFIKIKYVAQLPVYYPSFVFYCNYPDHVKPSYKNFIENQLRKNFNFSGVPISVYFREK, from the coding sequence ATGTCACAAATAGTAGCTATTGTTGGTCGACCGAATGTGGGTAAGTCCACATTATTTAACAGACTGATCGGAGAGCGAAAAGCCATCATAGATGATATCAGCGGGGTAACCCGTGACAGGATATACGGATTTTCAGACTGGAACGGAAAAAATTTTACTGTTGTAGATACGGGTGGATTTGTGAAAGGTTCCACAGATATTTTTGAAGCAGAGATACGCAGACAGGTACAGATTGCCATTGACGAAGCAGCTGTGATTGTTTTTCTGACAGATGTGACCACAGGAATTACCGACCTGGATGAAGAAATTGCAAGAATGCTTCGAAAAACCACTAAAAAAGTCATTCTATCTGTAAATAAGGTTGATAATGCTCAACGGCAAATGCTTGCAAATGAATTTTGGAGTTTGGGATTTGACAACACTGTATTTCTATCTTCTATCAGCGGCGGGGGTACAGGAGAACTACTTGATATGGTTACAGATATGTTACCCGATCTGATTGATTCTGACGGCCACTATGGCGATCCTGACTCAGAAATTCCAAAGATTGCAATTGTAGGTCAGCCAAATGTAGGAAAGTCTTCTCTCACTAATGCATTGATGGGTGAAGAGCGGAATATTGTGACAGACATTCCCGGCACCACCAGAGATGCCATATATGCCAAATATGACAAATTTGAGAAAGAATTTTACCTGATTGACACCGCCGGAATTCGTAAAAAAAGTAAAGTTCACGAAGATCTGGAGTTTTATTCAGTCATTCGAGCCATCAAAGCGATTGAAGAGGCAGATGTTTGTCTCTTGATGTTGGATGCAACAGTAGGGATAGAATCACAGGATATGAGTATTCTGGGTTTAATACAAAAAAGAAAAAAAGGGCTGGTAGTTTTGGTTAATAAATGGGATTTACTAACAAAAGAGACCAATACAGCCAGAGATTTTGAACAAAATCTGAAAGAGAAAATGGCTCCGTTCAATGATGTTCCGGTTTTATTTACTTCTGTACTGGAAAAACAAAGAATTTTCAGAACGGTAGAAACTGCAATGGAAGTGTTTGAAAACCGAAGACAGAAAATTAAAACTTCTGTATTGAATGATCTGATGCTGGATATCATTGAAAAAAATCCACCACCTTCCCATCGTGGAAAATTTATCAAAATAAAGTACGTAGCTCAGTTGCCGGTGTATTATCCATCATTTGTATTTTACTGCAATTATCCCGATCATGTAAAACCAAGCTATAAAAATTTTATTGAAAATCAGTTGAGAAAAAATTTCAACTTTTCGGGTGTACCCATTAGTGTTTATTTCAGAGAAAAATAG
- a CDS encoding riboflavin synthase — MFTGIVEDIAILKSIEKEGTNLHLNIQSRLNPELYIDQSIAHNGVCLTVVKINDDSYIVTAVKETLERSNLGKMISGDPINLERSVQAGSRMDGHFVQGHVDTMAVCESVTDENGSWSFTFRLDGNQSQYLVDKGSVCVNGVSLTVVNPENNLFSVAIIPYTYEHTNFKNIHPGDYVNIEFDILGKYIVKYLSGLKIL; from the coding sequence ATGTTTACAGGAATTGTAGAAGATATAGCAATTTTAAAATCGATTGAAAAAGAAGGCACGAATCTACACCTTAATATACAATCCCGACTGAATCCGGAATTGTATATTGACCAAAGCATTGCACACAATGGTGTCTGTCTCACCGTTGTTAAAATAAATGATGATTCATATATTGTAACTGCCGTCAAAGAAACATTGGAAAGGTCCAATTTAGGCAAAATGATTTCAGGTGATCCCATAAATCTGGAAAGATCCGTTCAGGCAGGTAGTCGTATGGATGGGCATTTTGTACAAGGTCATGTAGATACGATGGCAGTCTGTGAAAGTGTGACGGATGAAAATGGAAGTTGGTCTTTTACATTCAGATTGGATGGAAATCAAAGTCAATACCTTGTAGATAAAGGCTCGGTATGTGTCAACGGAGTAAGTCTTACAGTGGTAAATCCCGAAAATAATCTATTTTCAGTGGCCATCATACCTTATACTTACGAACATACAAATTTTAAAAATATCCATCCCGGTGATTATGTCAACATTGAGTTTGATATACTAGGTAAATATATTGTCAAATATCTATCGGGGTTAAAAATACTTTAG
- a CDS encoding response regulator transcription factor gives MSKIRIAIADDEQLFILGLKMILEFHPDIEVKFLAPNGKLLLDKLKQDPEIVDIILLDLEMPVLDGVDALLEIVRNEYPIKVIILTSHYNDGMIIKLLDEGAAGFLAKNENPDIVIDTIVQVHQRGFYINNYILQLIRNRRLFAKRKTIQLDLTKRETEILKMICEENTNKEIADKLKLSARTIEGHRQKILEKTGCKNTVGLVIYAIEHHIIDVHISRYN, from the coding sequence ATGTCTAAAATCAGAATAGCGATTGCAGATGATGAACAATTGTTTATCCTGGGATTAAAAATGATTCTTGAGTTTCATCCGGATATAGAAGTGAAATTTTTAGCACCGAATGGTAAGCTGCTTCTTGATAAATTAAAGCAAGATCCGGAAATTGTTGATATAATACTGCTTGATCTGGAAATGCCTGTTTTAGATGGGGTAGATGCATTGTTGGAAATTGTCAGGAATGAATACCCTATAAAAGTTATTATACTTACTTCTCACTATAATGACGGGATGATTATCAAATTGCTGGATGAAGGTGCTGCGGGTTTTTTGGCAAAAAACGAAAATCCGGACATTGTCATTGATACCATTGTACAAGTGCACCAAAGGGGGTTTTATATCAATAATTATATCCTTCAACTCATCAGAAACAGAAGGCTTTTTGCTAAAAGAAAAACAATTCAATTAGATTTAACAAAAAGAGAAACGGAAATCCTGAAAATGATTTGTGAAGAAAATACCAACAAAGAGATAGCAGACAAATTAAAGCTTAGTGCCAGAACGATAGAGGGGCACCGGCAAAAGATTCTGGAGAAAACCGGATGTAAAAATACAGTAGGTCTGGTCATCTATGCGATTGAGCATCATATCATTGATGTTCATATCTCCAGATATAATTAA
- a CDS encoding phage tail protein — protein MDQYIGQICLFGFNFAPRGWALCNGQLMSIAQNNALFSLIGTNYGGDGVTTFALPDLRGRVAVNQGQGPGTRLYNIGEAGGEENVTLSVQQMPAHNHLASLRGNGEDSNSGDANNKTLGAASANIYNSDAPENGATLNANSVQVALTGGNQPHDNMQPYLVGNYCIATEGIYPTRS, from the coding sequence ATGGATCAGTACATCGGTCAGATTTGCCTTTTCGGATTTAATTTCGCTCCACGCGGATGGGCACTATGTAACGGGCAACTAATGTCCATCGCACAAAATAATGCACTATTTTCTTTAATAGGTACAAATTACGGCGGGGATGGGGTTACTACCTTTGCGCTTCCTGATTTAAGAGGCAGGGTAGCTGTTAATCAGGGACAAGGACCTGGTACCAGACTATATAATATAGGTGAAGCCGGAGGCGAAGAAAATGTAACACTCTCAGTACAACAAATGCCTGCCCATAACCATTTAGCCTCACTACGAGGCAACGGTGAAGATTCTAATTCCGGCGATGCAAATAATAAAACTCTCGGAGCAGCAAGTGCAAATATTTATAATTCAGATGCTCCTGAGAACGGGGCTACACTAAATGCAAATTCTGTTCAAGTTGCACTTACAGGAGGAAATCAGCCTCACGACAACATGCAACCATATTTAGTAGGCAACTATTGCATTGCTACCGAAGGAATCTATCCGACAAGATCATAA
- a CDS encoding phage tail protein, whose translation MEPFIGQIAAFGFNFAPKGWAMCNGQLLAIAQNSALFSLIGTYYGGDGISTFALPDLRGRVAINQGQGPGLSPYSLGQRAGSESVTLNTSQIPAHNHIATLRGNGEDANSGDANNKTLGAASANIYNSNPPENGATLNVNSLQVAPTGGNQPHSNMQPYLVINYCIALQGIFPPRN comes from the coding sequence ATGGAACCATTTATTGGACAAATTGCAGCTTTTGGTTTTAATTTTGCTCCTAAAGGCTGGGCAATGTGTAATGGACAACTATTGGCTATCGCACAAAACAGCGCACTATTTTCTTTAATAGGCACATATTACGGTGGTGATGGAATTTCTACTTTTGCGCTACCTGATTTAAGAGGCAGAGTAGCTATCAATCAGGGACAAGGACCGGGTCTTTCTCCCTATTCTTTAGGGCAGAGAGCAGGTTCAGAGAGCGTAACTTTAAATACCAGTCAGATCCCAGCCCACAACCATATAGCGACACTTCGTGGCAATGGTGAAGATGCTAACTCTGGTGATGCAAATAATAAGACTCTCGGAGCAGCAAGTGCAAATATTTATAATTCGAATCCTCCTGAGAACGGAGCAACACTAAATGTAAATTCTTTACAGGTTGCACCTACTGGAGGAAATCAGCCACATTCAAACATGCAGCCATACTTAGTTATAAACTATTGTATTGCGCTGCAAGGAATTTTTCCACCAAGGAATTAA
- the rfbC gene encoding dTDP-4-dehydrorhamnose 3,5-epimerase has translation MGWIATKFEGLWVYEPKIFEDKRGYFLETYNERMLPDSIKQIRFVQDNESKSSFGVIRGLHYQLPPYAQSKLVRAVTGEVLDVVVDIRSGSKTYGNVFNIILNDINKKQLFVPHGFAHGYAVLSEEAIFSYKCDQYYAPEYESGIIYNDKALKIDWLIPDDLQKVSEKDMKQSPFDNLLPFSL, from the coding sequence ATGGGGTGGATTGCAACAAAATTTGAAGGACTTTGGGTTTATGAACCTAAAATATTTGAAGATAAAAGGGGTTATTTTCTGGAAACATATAACGAAAGGATGTTGCCGGACTCCATTAAACAAATTCGGTTTGTACAGGATAACGAATCAAAATCATCGTTCGGTGTTATAAGGGGTTTACATTATCAATTACCGCCATATGCACAGTCAAAATTAGTCCGGGCTGTAACGGGAGAAGTACTTGATGTAGTGGTTGATATCAGATCCGGATCAAAGACCTACGGTAATGTATTTAATATTATACTGAATGATATCAATAAAAAACAATTATTTGTGCCACATGGCTTTGCCCATGGGTATGCGGTACTCTCTGAAGAAGCCATATTTTCATATAAATGTGACCAATATTACGCTCCCGAATATGAATCCGGTATTATTTATAATGATAAAGCCTTAAAAATAGATTGGCTCATTCCGGATGACTTACAAAAAGTGTCTGAAAAAGATATGAAACAGTCGCCATTTGACAATCTTCTTCCATTTAGCCTATGA
- a CDS encoding T9SS type A sorting domain-containing protein encodes MKSFLSNLLSLLVLSAAQAQWSPNFSVNGKGINDVTNSAWNCQNTDPTVCATYDVSGMNWYLTGVAGDPFNFQFQTSGSPPQHDYAKVVNGQFWVQDPDGDICVTSPVLNISGLGTITASYSVLRIDCTDGNYDSVDDHVYSSYSINGGAFVNSATFTSGCGTTSMWNQTFSGNTAVVRLCMDANQVTEEYAVTNMSVNMGTVLPVKWSGFFLSSTDEGHCKLSWQTSSEVNNDFFEVERSMDGIYFTTLGQVKGFGNRSEPTNYHFIDESTKGGNTYFYRIKQVDFDGTHDFSIILSVVMKVTGISISASPNPVKDLIIIQLENVVNEDIELHIFSPFGQRVKTFYYHPEQLSSEIDISDLSPGLYYISSNFHEIKPAKFIKTAN; translated from the coding sequence ATGAAAAGTTTTCTATCAAATTTATTGTCTTTATTGGTACTTTCTGCTGCTCAGGCACAATGGTCGCCTAATTTTTCAGTGAATGGAAAAGGGATAAACGATGTAACGAATTCCGCTTGGAACTGCCAAAATACCGACCCGACTGTTTGCGCCACTTATGATGTATCAGGAATGAACTGGTACCTTACCGGTGTTGCAGGAGACCCCTTTAATTTTCAGTTTCAAACTTCAGGATCTCCACCGCAACACGATTATGCAAAGGTTGTGAACGGTCAATTTTGGGTTCAGGATCCTGATGGAGATATTTGTGTTACTTCCCCTGTCCTGAACATTTCAGGATTAGGAACAATTACTGCAAGTTACTCTGTCTTAAGGATTGATTGTACTGATGGTAACTATGATAGTGTCGATGATCATGTTTATTCGTCATATAGTATTAACGGTGGTGCTTTTGTTAATTCTGCAACATTCACCAGTGGATGCGGCACCACATCTATGTGGAATCAGACATTTAGTGGTAACACGGCGGTCGTGCGGTTATGTATGGATGCAAATCAGGTGACTGAAGAATATGCGGTTACCAATATGAGTGTAAATATGGGTACTGTACTGCCGGTCAAATGGTCGGGGTTCTTTTTGTCTTCCACGGATGAAGGGCACTGCAAGTTGTCCTGGCAAACTTCTTCAGAGGTTAATAATGACTTTTTTGAAGTGGAAAGAAGTATGGATGGAATATATTTCACCACTCTTGGACAAGTAAAAGGCTTTGGCAACAGATCAGAACCAACAAATTATCATTTTATTGACGAATCGACCAAGGGTGGGAACACCTATTTTTATCGTATAAAGCAAGTAGATTTTGATGGAACTCATGATTTTAGTATCATTTTGTCAGTTGTAATGAAAGTAACAGGTATCAGTATTTCTGCATCTCCCAATCCCGTTAAAGACTTAATTATTATACAATTGGAAAATGTTGTAAATGAAGATATCGAACTACATATATTCTCTCCATTTGGACAACGAGTCAAAACTTTTTACTATCATCCAGAACAACTTTCTTCTGAAATCGATATTTCAGATTTATCCCCCGGCTTATATTATATATCCTCTAATTTTCACGAAATAAAACCTGCAAAATTCATTAAAACAGCTAATTAG
- the rfbD gene encoding dTDP-4-dehydrorhamnose reductase: MKSNPVRLLISGSDGQLGQSFRSLLSKSSDFVCHAFNKDELDITNSDSLNFALRNIKPDYFINCAAYTAVDKAESEPEKCFNINAEACLIISKALKNSNTKLLHFSSDYVYNQFNFFPLSEKNIIHPKGVYAKSKAAGENIILNSGIPALIFRTSWVYAPFGHNFVKTMIRLGSEKTELNVVNDQYGAPTYTYDLVNAVLHIIQSCQQNKNLFSHFPGIYNFSNEGIITWYDFANQIMFEYGLECKIHPILTSQYPTPASRPLWSVLSKHKIKKDFQPDIPHWLSSLRHCINEIKNQNANESV, from the coding sequence ATGAAATCAAATCCTGTCAGACTCCTTATATCAGGCTCAGATGGACAATTAGGACAATCATTCCGATCTTTGTTGTCCAAATCATCCGATTTTGTTTGCCATGCATTTAATAAAGATGAATTAGACATTACCAACAGTGATTCCTTAAACTTCGCACTTCGAAATATAAAACCTGATTACTTTATTAATTGTGCAGCATATACCGCTGTAGATAAAGCAGAGAGTGAACCTGAAAAGTGTTTCAATATAAATGCAGAAGCTTGTTTGATTATAAGTAAAGCACTAAAAAATTCAAACACAAAACTCTTACATTTTTCCTCAGATTATGTCTATAACCAATTTAACTTTTTTCCGCTATCTGAGAAAAATATTATCCATCCGAAGGGAGTCTATGCCAAATCCAAAGCAGCAGGTGAAAATATTATTCTAAATTCAGGCATTCCGGCATTAATATTCAGAACATCCTGGGTTTATGCACCTTTTGGGCATAATTTTGTCAAAACAATGATCAGGCTTGGAAGCGAAAAAACTGAATTGAATGTGGTAAATGATCAATACGGAGCGCCTACCTATACTTACGATCTTGTGAATGCCGTTCTACATATTATTCAATCCTGTCAGCAGAACAAAAATCTTTTCAGCCATTTTCCCGGAATTTATAATTTTAGTAATGAAGGAATAATCACCTGGTACGACTTTGCCAATCAAATCATGTTTGAATATGGTTTGGAATGCAAAATACATCCTATTCTGACTTCACAATACCCTACACCTGCTTCTCGTCCGCTATGGAGTGTCCTTTCCAAACATAAGATAAAGAAGGATTTTCAGCCGGATATTCCTCATTGGTTGTCTTCACTGCGACATTGTATTAATGAAATAAAAAACCAAAACGCAAATGAAAGCGTTTAA